In one Macaca nemestrina isolate mMacNem1 chromosome 2, mMacNem.hap1, whole genome shotgun sequence genomic region, the following are encoded:
- the LOC105470804 gene encoding transcription and mRNA export factor ENY2 translates to MNKDAQMRAGINQKLIETGERERLKELLRAKLIECGWKDQLKAHCKEVIKEKGLEHVTVDDLVAEITPKGRALVLDSVKEELLERIRTFLAQHASL, encoded by the coding sequence ATGAACAAAGATGCGCAGATGAGAGCAGGGATTAACCAAAAGTTGATAGAAACTGGAGAAAGAGAACGCCTCAAAGAGTTGCTGAGAGCTAAATTAATTGAATGTGGCTGGAAGGATCAGTTGAAGGCACACTGTAAAGAggtaattaaagaaaaaggacTAGAACACGTTACTGTTGATGACTTGGTGGCTGAAATCACTCCAAAAGGCAGAGCCCTGGTACTTGACAGTGTAAAGGAGGAGCTCCTAGAAAGAATAAGAACATTCCTTGCTCAGCATGCCAGCCTTTAA